One region of Glycine max cultivar Williams 82 chromosome 9, Glycine_max_v4.0, whole genome shotgun sequence genomic DNA includes:
- the LOC100802708 gene encoding protein ALP1-like translates to MEISQIPFFTQEDYSHFYNLYEDTDSNNSLNNNNSNNKRKRNNRKEEGSGGGAEQKGHNGNNNNENSESNLKDLLASLIMLDEEEIQEERNRKVEYEQHRNMYNANFENQTRAMNTYKAQFEAHYAQSEEFEQTITKKARRAVAAATGTGSVMLYESGSVQVQPRTDSEPGSTVQRRLWVKDRSKDWWEKISRKDFPEEEFRRWFRMSRSTFDMICDELDAAVTKKNTMLRDAIPVRQRVAVCIWRLATGDPLRLVSKRFGLGISTCHKLVLEVCSAIRTVLMPKFLQWPNEEKTKQIKDEFEKISGIPNVGGAMYTTHVPIIAPKISVSAYFNKRHTERNQKTSYSITVQGVVDSKGVFNDVCIGWPGSMPDDRVLEKSALFQRASRGNLKGVWIVGNSGHPLMDWVLVPYTHANLTWTQHAFNEKIEEIQGVAKEAFARLKGRWGCLQKRTEVKLQDLPVVLGACCVLHNICEMRNEEMDDEWRFQIFDDEMLPENGIRSSASLQARDHIAHYLLHHGRAGTGFF, encoded by the coding sequence ATGGAAATCAGCCAAATCCCGTTTTTCACCCAAGAGGACTACTCTCACTTCTACAACCTCTACGAAGACACAGACTCTAACAACAGTCTCAACAataacaacagcaacaacaagaGAAAGCGTAACAACAGAAAAGAAGAAGGTAGTGGTGGAGGTGCAGAACAAAAAGGGCATAATGGTAATAATAATAACGAGAACAGTGAAAGTAACTTGAAGGACTTACTTGCTTCGCTGATTATGTTAGACGAGGAAGAAATTCAAGAGGAACGGAACAGAAAAGTTGAGTACGAACAGCATCGCAACATGTACAACGCCAACTTCGAGAACCAGACCCGGGCCATGAACACCTACAAGGCCCAATTCGAGGCCCATTACGCGCAGTCAGAAGAGTTCGAACAAACAATAACCAAAAAAGCTCGTCGCGCGGTTGCTGCTGCTACAGGAACTGGTTCGGTTATGTTATATGAATCCGGTTCGGTTCAGGTTCAACCTCGAACCGATTCGGAACCCGGTTCGACGGTTCAGAGGAGACTATGGGTGAAGGACCGGTCGAAGGACTGGTGGGAGAAGATCAGCCGGAAGGACTTCCCGGAGGAGGAGTTCCGGCGGTGGTTCCGGATGAGCAGAAGCACGTTCGACATGATCTGCGACGAGCTCGACGCGGCGGTGACGAAGAAAAACACGATGCTCCGCGACGCGATCCCGGTGCGGCAGCGCGTGGCCGTCTGCATCTGGCGGCTCGCCACCGGCGATCCGCTCCGGCTAGTCTCAAAGCGCTTCGGGTTAGGAATCTCCACGTGTCACAAGCTCGTCCTCGAAGTCTGCTCCGCTATACGCACCGTTCTGATGCCGAAGTTCCTGCAATGGCCGAACGAGGAAAAAACGAAGCAAATCAAAGACGAGTTCGAGAAAATCTCAGGAATACCTAACGTAGGAGGAGCAATGTACACAACGCACGTTCCAATAATCGCTCCGAAAATCAGCGTCTCCGCGTATTTCAACAAGCGCCACACGGAGCGTAACCAGAAGACGAGTTATTCGATAACGGTTCAAGGCGTGGTTGATTCAAAAGGCGTTTTCAATGACGTGTGCATCGGTTGGCCAGGTTCGATGCCGGACGATCGCGTTCTGGAGAAAAGCGCGTTGTTCCAGAGAGCGAGCAGAGGGAACTTAAAGGGCGTTTGGATCGTTGGAAATTCAGGCCATCCGCTTATGGACTGGGTTCTAGTGCCGTACACGCACGCGAATCTGACGTGGACCCAGCACGCGTTTAATGAGAAGATTGAAGAGATTCAAGGCGTAGCCAAAGAGGCCTTTGCGAGATTGAAGGGGCGGTGGGGGTGTCTGCAGAAGAGAACTGAAGTGAAGCTTCAGGACTTGCCCGTTGTGCTTGGCGCGTGTTGCGTTTTGCATAATATTTGTGAGATGAGGAATGAAGAAATGGATGATGAGTGGAGGTTTCAGATTTTCGATGATGAGATGCTGCCGGAAAATGGAATACGATCTTCTGCTTCCCTTCAGGCCAGGGATCATATTGCGCACTATTTGTTGCACCATGGGAGGGCTGGGACTGGCTTTTTCTAG